A stretch of Coturnix japonica isolate 7356 chromosome 11, Coturnix japonica 2.1, whole genome shotgun sequence DNA encodes these proteins:
- the GCSH gene encoding glycine cleavage system H protein, mitochondrial, giving the protein MAWLALWRLGPALVPRCSCLSVRPQVPAVRRLSTGSLLLSARKFTDKHEWISVENGIGTVGISNFAQEALGDVVYCSLPEVGTKLNKDDEFGALESVKAASELYSPLTGEVTDINAALTDNPGLVNKSCYQDGWLIKMTVEKPAELDELMSEDAYEKYIKSIED; this is encoded by the exons ATGGCGTGGTTGGCGTTGTGGAGGCTCGGGCCGGCCTTGGTACCGCGCTGTTCGTGCCTCTCTGTCCGCCCGCAGGTCCCCGCGGTGAGGAGGCTGAGCACCGGCTCGCTGCTGCTGTCCG CCCGCAAATTCACAGACAAGCATGAATGGATATCAGTCGAAAATGGCATTGGAACAGTAGGAATCAGCAATTTTGCACAG gaagcATTAGGAGATGTTGTTTACTGTAGTCTTCCAGAAGTTGGGACAAAATTGAATAAAGATG atgaATTCGGGGCTCTGGAAAGTGTGAAAGCTGCCAGTGAGCTCTACTCTCCTCTCACAGGAGAAGTGACTGACATTAATGCTGCCCTTACAGACAACCCGGGGCTCGTCAATAAATCTTGTTATCAAGATG GTTGGCTTATCAAGATGACTGTGGAAAAGCCTGCTGAACTTGATGAACTGATGAGTGAAGATGCTTAtgagaaatacataaaatccaTTGAGGACTGA